The following are from one region of the Rhizobacter sp. AJA081-3 genome:
- a CDS encoding GDYXXLXY domain-containing protein produces MSRHPLDAVLHAGISEGLLPAGATAPTDNDRPWPVVLLTALGAWLATLPLLGVVGMLLGDLISRSAGPYFIGTLMLAGAVVVLRSRSVPLFIEQLAVPALLVGGGSLGFGLFRDLHHTTGAAVLCLVSLGVALLVRGPWLRVLLGAAAAILFVVAGSPSRWRFDGDFALDRFWLSWHLAAAVWLLALWLQRQLQGDAARARAAAALESIAAGWLLATLAGLAWWSGMTFLVGGSLGGGFVGEVARELGRRAPAAWSMGIRQALSAVLALAGMGWAVRGWPGLGRPAYAGVGAVLVALAWFMPALGAVLLALAVCATSARWRLATAAGVAAAWIVGAFYYQLDWPLATKAAVLVGAGAVLGALGWWAGTAHRAGQATPAAPENRGGASARWGIAASVVAVLAVANVGIWQKEDLIAHGRPVYVELAPVDPRSLMQGDFMRLNFRMPGEVQSRLDGLTSSQRPRMIGRRDERGVATLVRLDDGTALATEEFRFELTPKDGRWILVSDAWFFREGEAQRWQPAKYGEFRVDANGKALLVGLRGPNLEAL; encoded by the coding sequence ATGAGCCGCCATCCCCTCGATGCGGTGCTGCATGCCGGCATCTCAGAAGGCCTGCTGCCGGCCGGGGCCACCGCCCCCACCGACAACGACCGCCCCTGGCCGGTGGTGCTGCTCACCGCGCTGGGCGCCTGGCTCGCCACGCTGCCGCTGCTGGGCGTCGTCGGCATGTTGCTGGGCGACCTGATCAGCCGCAGTGCCGGGCCCTACTTCATCGGCACGCTGATGCTGGCCGGCGCAGTGGTGGTGCTGCGCTCGCGCTCGGTGCCCCTGTTCATCGAACAACTGGCCGTGCCGGCCCTGCTGGTGGGCGGCGGATCGCTGGGCTTCGGCTTGTTCCGCGACCTGCACCATACAACCGGCGCCGCCGTGCTCTGCCTCGTCTCGCTGGGCGTGGCTCTGCTGGTGCGCGGCCCCTGGCTGCGCGTGCTGCTCGGCGCGGCCGCGGCGATCCTGTTCGTCGTCGCTGGCTCGCCCTCGCGCTGGCGCTTCGACGGCGACTTTGCCCTGGACCGCTTCTGGCTCAGCTGGCACCTGGCTGCCGCCGTCTGGCTTCTTGCTCTGTGGCTGCAGCGCCAGCTGCAGGGCGACGCGGCACGAGCGCGAGCAGCGGCGGCGCTGGAGTCGATCGCCGCGGGCTGGCTGCTCGCCACGCTGGCCGGCCTGGCCTGGTGGTCCGGCATGACCTTCCTGGTGGGTGGCAGCCTGGGCGGGGGTTTCGTCGGCGAGGTGGCGCGCGAACTCGGCCGCCGGGCGCCCGCCGCGTGGTCGATGGGGATTCGGCAGGCGCTGTCCGCGGTGCTGGCGCTGGCCGGCATGGGGTGGGCCGTGCGAGGCTGGCCGGGCCTGGGCCGGCCCGCCTACGCCGGTGTCGGTGCGGTGCTGGTCGCTCTGGCCTGGTTCATGCCGGCGCTCGGAGCCGTGCTGCTCGCGTTGGCGGTCTGTGCCACCAGTGCGCGCTGGCGGCTGGCTACGGCGGCCGGCGTGGCCGCGGCCTGGATCGTCGGCGCCTTCTACTACCAGCTCGACTGGCCGCTGGCGACCAAGGCCGCCGTGCTGGTGGGCGCCGGCGCGGTGCTCGGTGCGCTGGGATGGTGGGCGGGCACGGCCCACCGGGCTGGCCAGGCCACACCGGCAGCGCCCGAGAACCGGGGCGGCGCTTCGGCGCGCTGGGGCATCGCCGCCAGCGTCGTCGCCGTGCTGGCCGTCGCCAACGTGGGCATCTGGCAGAAGGAGGACCTGATCGCGCATGGCCGGCCGGTGTACGTCGAGCTCGCACCGGTGGACCCGCGTTCGCTGATGCAGGGCGACTTCATGCGCCTGAACTTCCGCATGCCTGGCGAGGTGCAGTCGCGGCTGGACGGCCTGACGAGCAGCCAGCGGCCGCGCATGATTGGCCGCCGCGACGAGCGCGGCGTGGCCACCCTCGTGCGCCTGGACGACGGCACCGCGCTGGCCACCGAGGAGTTCCGTTTCGAACTCACGCCCAAGGACGGCCGCTGGATCCTGGTCAGCGACGCCTGGTTCTTCCGCGAGGGCGAAGCGCAGCGCTGGCAGCCGGCGAAGTACGGGGAGTTCCGCGTCGATGCGAACGGCAAGGCCTTGCTGGTGGGCCTGCGCGGGCCGAACCTCGAAGCGCTGTGA
- the hpaR gene encoding homoprotocatechuate degradation operon regulator HpaR produces the protein MASPVRRARAAPGFKHRNLPLLLLQARERVIGRFRPLLNANGITEQQWRIVRALLETGPLEPREIVAVCGISSPSLAGVLARMEELGFVTRERLDHDQRRLRVSLTAKSRTLAVRMAPQVEAAYAELEGQVGAPLLQRLYAVLDELVETLEPAADGDGGA, from the coding sequence ATGGCCTCGCCTGTCCGCCGCGCCCGCGCCGCCCCCGGGTTCAAGCACCGCAACCTGCCTCTGCTGCTGCTGCAGGCGCGCGAGCGCGTGATCGGCCGCTTTCGCCCGCTGCTCAACGCGAACGGCATCACCGAGCAGCAGTGGCGCATCGTGCGGGCGCTGCTCGAGACGGGGCCGCTGGAGCCGCGCGAGATCGTCGCGGTGTGCGGCATCTCCAGCCCGAGTCTGGCCGGCGTGCTGGCGCGCATGGAGGAACTGGGTTTCGTGACGCGCGAGCGCCTGGACCACGACCAGCGCCGCCTGCGGGTCTCGCTGACGGCGAAGAGCCGAACGCTGGCGGTGCGCATGGCGCCGCAGGTCGAAGCAGCCTATGCCGAGCTGGAGGGGCAGGTCGGTGCGCCGCTGCTGCAGCGGCTCTATGCCGTGCTCGACGAACTGGTCGAGACGCTCGAACCTGCCGCGGACGGCGACGGCGGCGCCTGA
- a CDS encoding fumarylacetoacetate hydrolase family protein gives MSSPCSLDLDFAPWRLSGVVIGTLLNDPASLAAIGDAVNAPPYKAPPRAPVLYVKPRNTLAADGAAVAVPGDAGRMEIGASLGIVIGRSACRVRADEALCFVAGWVLVADLCVPHGSLYRPNVRLRARDSSCLLGVPVPRDTLADADALQIRISVGDRPAHVARTAGMTRPVAQLLQDVTEFMTLHAGDVLMLGVAAGAPQGGADESFAIDCDGLGRLHGRLVAETEESSA, from the coding sequence ATGTCATCGCCCTGCTCGCTCGATCTGGATTTCGCGCCCTGGCGGCTCTCCGGGGTGGTGATCGGCACGCTGCTGAACGATCCGGCCTCGCTCGCCGCGATCGGCGATGCCGTGAACGCCCCGCCCTACAAGGCGCCGCCGCGGGCCCCGGTGCTCTATGTCAAGCCGCGCAACACACTGGCCGCCGACGGGGCTGCCGTGGCGGTGCCTGGCGACGCCGGCCGCATGGAGATCGGTGCGTCGCTGGGCATCGTCATCGGCCGCAGTGCCTGCCGCGTGAGGGCAGACGAGGCGCTGTGCTTCGTCGCTGGCTGGGTGCTGGTGGCCGACCTGTGCGTGCCGCACGGCAGCCTCTACCGGCCCAACGTCAGGCTGCGCGCACGCGACAGCTCGTGCCTGCTCGGCGTGCCGGTGCCGCGCGACACGCTGGCCGACGCCGATGCGCTGCAGATCCGCATCTCGGTGGGCGACCGCCCGGCCCATGTCGCCCGCACGGCCGGCATGACCCGCCCGGTGGCGCAACTGCTGCAGGACGTCACCGAGTTCATGACGCTGCACGCCGGCGACGTGCTCATGCTGGGCGTGGCGGCCGGCGCGCCGCAGGGTGGTGCCGACGAATCCTTCGCCATCGACTGCGACGGGCTGGGCCGCCTGCACGGCCGGCTGGTCGCCGAGACCGAAGAGTCCAGTGCATGA
- a CDS encoding fumarylacetoacetate hydrolase family protein: MKTARVAYAGALHEAHPHERGLQLADGRVLAEHEVVWLPPFEVGTIIALGLNYADHVKELAKELTVTSKDEPLVFLKGPGSLIGHRGVTRRPRGVAFMHYECELAVVIGKTARQVSRGEAMRHVAGYTVCNDYAVRDFLENWYRPNLRVKNRDGGTVLGPWFVDAADVPDPHALALRTRVNGVVTQQGNTCDMIDDIPALIEYLSGFMTLQPGDVILTGTPDGVVNVNEGDEVVTEIDGIGRLVNTIVGDEIFGR; encoded by the coding sequence ATGAAGACCGCCCGCGTCGCCTACGCCGGCGCCCTTCACGAGGCGCACCCGCACGAGCGTGGCCTGCAACTCGCCGACGGCCGCGTGCTCGCCGAGCACGAGGTGGTGTGGCTGCCGCCCTTCGAGGTCGGCACGATCATCGCGCTGGGCCTGAACTATGCCGATCATGTGAAGGAACTCGCCAAGGAGCTGACCGTCACGTCCAAGGACGAGCCGCTGGTGTTCCTCAAGGGCCCCGGATCGCTGATCGGCCACCGCGGCGTGACGCGCCGCCCGCGCGGCGTGGCCTTCATGCACTACGAGTGCGAGCTCGCCGTCGTCATCGGCAAGACTGCACGGCAGGTGTCGCGCGGCGAGGCGATGCGGCACGTGGCCGGTTACACCGTGTGCAACGACTACGCCGTGCGCGACTTCCTCGAGAACTGGTACCGCCCCAACCTGCGCGTGAAGAATCGCGATGGCGGCACCGTGCTCGGGCCCTGGTTCGTCGACGCTGCCGACGTGCCCGACCCTCACGCGCTGGCCTTGCGCACGCGGGTCAACGGCGTGGTGACGCAGCAAGGAAACACCTGCGACATGATCGACGACATCCCGGCGCTGATCGAGTACCTCAGCGGCTTCATGACGCTGCAGCCCGGCGACGTGATCCTCACCGGCACGCCCGACGGCGTGGTCAACGTCAACGAGGGCGACGAGGTGGTGACCGAGATCGACGGCATCGGCCGGCTCGTCAACACCATCGTCGGCGACGAGATCTTCGGCCGCTGA
- the hpaE gene encoding 5-carboxymethyl-2-hydroxymuconate semialdehyde dehydrogenase, producing the protein MHIQHLIDGKPVGSRGRFESLNPATQEVLGEVAQGGAAEVDAAVAAAKAAFPKWAGLPATERAKLMRKLGELIAAHVPEIARTETQDTGQVIAQTGKQLVPRAADNFHYFAEMCVRVDGHTYPTPTHLNYTLYHPVGVCALISPWNVPFMTATWKVAPALAFGNTAVLKMSELSPMSAARLGELALEAGIPAGVLNIVHGYGREAGEPLVAHPDVRAISFTGSTVTGNRIVQAAGLKKFSMELGGKSPFVVFDDADRARALDAAVFMIFSNNGERCTAGSRILVQKSIYADFAAKFAERAKRITVGDPLDEKTIIGPLISQAHLAKVRHYIELGPKEGATLLCGGLEAPDLPAHLKRGNFVRPTVFADVDNRMKIAQDEIFGPVACLIPFDDEADAIRIANDIAYGLSSYVWTENLGRAHRVAAAIEAGMCFVNSQNVRDLRQPFGGTKASGTGREGGTWSYEVFLEPKNVAVSLGSHHIPHWGA; encoded by the coding sequence ATGCACATCCAGCACCTGATCGACGGCAAGCCGGTGGGCAGCCGCGGCCGCTTCGAGTCCCTCAACCCGGCCACGCAGGAGGTGCTGGGCGAGGTGGCGCAAGGCGGTGCCGCCGAGGTCGATGCCGCAGTGGCCGCGGCGAAGGCCGCCTTCCCGAAGTGGGCCGGACTGCCCGCCACCGAGCGCGCGAAGCTGATGCGCAAGCTCGGCGAACTGATTGCCGCGCACGTGCCGGAGATTGCGCGCACCGAGACGCAGGATACGGGCCAGGTGATCGCGCAGACCGGCAAGCAGCTGGTGCCGCGCGCCGCCGACAACTTCCACTACTTTGCCGAGATGTGCGTGCGCGTGGACGGCCACACCTACCCGACGCCCACGCACCTGAACTACACGCTGTACCACCCGGTGGGCGTGTGCGCGTTGATCAGCCCGTGGAACGTGCCCTTCATGACGGCGACCTGGAAGGTCGCGCCGGCGCTGGCCTTCGGCAACACCGCCGTGCTGAAGATGAGCGAACTCTCGCCGATGAGCGCGGCGCGCCTGGGCGAGCTGGCGCTGGAGGCCGGCATCCCGGCCGGCGTGCTCAACATCGTGCACGGCTACGGCCGCGAAGCCGGCGAGCCGCTGGTCGCCCACCCCGACGTGCGCGCCATCTCCTTCACCGGCAGCACCGTCACCGGCAACCGCATCGTGCAGGCCGCGGGGCTGAAGAAGTTCAGCATGGAGCTTGGCGGCAAGAGCCCCTTCGTGGTCTTCGACGACGCCGATCGGGCCCGCGCTCTCGACGCCGCCGTGTTCATGATCTTCAGCAACAACGGCGAGCGTTGCACGGCGGGCAGCCGCATCCTCGTGCAGAAGTCGATCTATGCCGACTTCGCGGCGAAGTTCGCCGAGCGCGCGAAGCGCATCACGGTGGGCGACCCGCTGGACGAGAAGACGATCATCGGCCCGTTGATCAGCCAGGCGCATCTTGCCAAGGTGCGCCACTACATCGAGCTGGGCCCGAAGGAAGGCGCCACGCTGCTGTGCGGCGGGCTGGAGGCACCCGATCTGCCGGCGCACCTGAAGCGCGGCAACTTCGTGCGGCCGACCGTATTCGCCGACGTCGACAACCGCATGAAGATCGCCCAGGACGAGATCTTCGGCCCGGTGGCCTGCCTGATCCCCTTCGACGACGAGGCCGACGCGATCCGCATCGCCAACGACATCGCCTATGGCCTGTCGAGCTATGTGTGGACCGAGAACCTCGGCCGCGCGCACCGCGTGGCGGCGGCCATCGAGGCCGGCATGTGCTTCGTCAACAGCCAGAACGTGCGCGACCTGCGCCAGCCTTTCGGCGGCACCAAGGCCAGCGGCACCGGACGCGAGGGCGGCACCTGGAGCTACGAGGTGTTCCTCGAGCCGAAGAACGTTGCGGTGTCGCTGGGCTCGCACCACATTCCGCACTGGGGGGCCTGA
- the hpaD gene encoding 3,4-dihydroxyphenylacetate 2,3-dioxygenase: MGTLALAAKITHVPSMYLSELDGPRKGTRQDAIDGHKEIGRRCRALGVDTIVVFDTHWLVNANYHVNCAPHFRGLYTSNELPHFISNLGYEFPGNPALGQLLAKVANEMGVETLAHERTTLAPEYGTLVPMRYMNEDQHFKVVSVSALCQAHYLNDSSRLGWAMRRAVEKHYDGTVAFLASGSLSHRFAQNGLAPEFAFKIWSPFLQALDHEVVEIWKRGDWKTFCGMLPEYAAKGHGEGFMHDTAMLMGALGWSDYDAPVEIVTPYFGASGTGQINAVFPVTPQSGAAIPAPVASSAEGYTSIATRL; this comes from the coding sequence ATGGGCACGCTGGCACTCGCCGCCAAGATCACCCACGTCCCGTCGATGTACCTCAGCGAGCTCGACGGCCCGCGCAAGGGCACGCGGCAGGACGCGATCGACGGGCACAAGGAGATCGGCCGCCGCTGCCGCGCGCTCGGCGTCGACACCATCGTCGTGTTCGACACGCACTGGCTGGTCAACGCCAACTACCACGTCAATTGCGCGCCGCACTTCAGGGGCCTGTACACGAGCAACGAGCTGCCACACTTCATCTCCAACCTGGGCTACGAGTTCCCGGGCAACCCGGCACTCGGCCAATTGCTCGCCAAGGTGGCCAATGAGATGGGCGTGGAGACGCTGGCGCATGAGCGCACCACGCTCGCGCCGGAGTACGGCACGCTAGTGCCGATGCGCTACATGAACGAGGACCAACACTTCAAGGTGGTGTCGGTGTCGGCGCTGTGCCAGGCGCACTACCTGAACGACAGCTCGCGGCTGGGCTGGGCGATGCGACGCGCGGTGGAGAAGCACTACGACGGCACGGTGGCCTTTCTCGCGAGCGGGTCGCTTAGCCACCGCTTCGCGCAGAACGGCCTCGCGCCGGAGTTCGCCTTCAAGATCTGGAGCCCCTTCCTGCAGGCGCTGGACCACGAGGTGGTCGAGATCTGGAAGCGCGGCGACTGGAAGACCTTCTGCGGCATGCTGCCCGAGTACGCCGCCAAGGGCCACGGCGAAGGTTTCATGCACGACACCGCGATGTTGATGGGCGCGCTCGGCTGGAGCGACTACGACGCGCCGGTGGAGATCGTCACGCCCTACTTCGGCGCCTCCGGCACCGGGCAGATCAACGCCGTGTTCCCCGTCACGCCGCAGTCGGGCGCGGCGATCCCGGCGCCCGTCGCGTCCAGCGCCGAGGGCTACACCTCGATCGCCACGCGGCTGTGA
- a CDS encoding 5-carboxymethyl-2-hydroxymuconate Delta-isomerase, with protein MPHLVILYTPNLEPETDMTALCRTLADAMLSVRDEAGAQVFPTGGTRVLAYPATHFAVADGSGDHAFCWFNLRMGRGRSEATQRAAGQALADAAKRHFAPVLARRPVGLTLQVDVGDEVFDAKFGNLHPLFAKG; from the coding sequence ATGCCGCACCTCGTCATCCTCTACACGCCCAACCTCGAGCCCGAGACCGACATGACGGCACTGTGCCGCACGCTCGCCGATGCGATGCTGTCGGTGCGCGACGAGGCCGGCGCACAGGTCTTCCCGACCGGCGGCACGCGCGTGCTGGCCTACCCTGCAACGCATTTCGCAGTGGCCGACGGCTCGGGCGACCACGCCTTCTGCTGGTTCAACCTGCGCATGGGCCGCGGCCGCAGCGAGGCCACGCAGCGCGCCGCCGGGCAGGCGCTCGCCGACGCGGCGAAGCGGCATTTCGCACCCGTGCTGGCACGCCGCCCGGTCGGGCTGACGCTGCAGGTGGACGTCGGCGACGAAGTGTTCGACGCCAAGTTCGGCAACCTCCATCCGCTGTTCGCCAAGGGCTGA
- the hpaH gene encoding 2-oxo-hept-4-ene-1,7-dioate hydratase, with translation MLDTATISALARQLYDARKARTPLRHFSRQHPQMSIDDGYAIQRAWVALELADGRCIQGRKIGLTSRAMQLSSQIDEPDYAPLMDDMFFAQGGDIPIERFIAPRVEVELAFVLGRPLQGPGTTLFDVLAATDYVCPALEIIDARIEQFDRETKAPRKVFDTISDFAANAGIVLGGRPVKPDALDLRWVGAMLFKNGVIEETGLAAGVLNHPATGVAWLANKIARHDERLNAGDVVLAGSFTRPTPAVAGDCIHADYGPLGTVSFRFA, from the coding sequence ATGCTCGACACCGCCACCATCAGCGCGCTGGCGCGCCAGCTCTACGACGCGCGCAAGGCGCGCACGCCGCTGCGCCACTTCTCGCGGCAGCACCCGCAGATGAGCATCGACGACGGCTACGCGATCCAGCGCGCCTGGGTGGCGCTGGAGCTGGCCGACGGCCGCTGCATCCAGGGCCGCAAGATCGGCCTGACCTCGCGCGCGATGCAGCTGTCCAGCCAGATCGACGAGCCGGACTACGCGCCGCTGATGGACGACATGTTCTTCGCGCAGGGTGGCGACATCCCCATCGAGCGATTCATCGCACCGCGTGTCGAGGTCGAGCTCGCCTTCGTGCTCGGCCGGCCGCTGCAGGGCCCGGGCACGACGCTGTTCGACGTGCTCGCCGCCACCGACTACGTCTGCCCGGCGCTGGAGATCATCGACGCGCGCATCGAGCAGTTCGATCGCGAGACGAAGGCGCCGCGCAAGGTGTTCGACACCATCAGCGACTTCGCCGCCAACGCCGGCATCGTGCTCGGCGGGCGGCCGGTGAAGCCCGACGCGCTGGACCTGCGCTGGGTCGGCGCGATGTTGTTCAAGAACGGCGTGATCGAGGAGACGGGCCTGGCCGCCGGCGTGCTGAACCATCCCGCCACCGGCGTGGCCTGGCTGGCCAACAAGATCGCGCGTCACGACGAGCGCCTGAACGCCGGCGACGTGGTGCTGGCCGGCTCCTTCACGCGCCCCACTCCCGCCGTGGCGGGCGACTGCATCCACGCCGACTACGGCCCGTTGGGCACCGTGTCCTTCCGATTCGCCTGA
- a CDS encoding class II aldolase/adducin family protein gives MTSPAPAFARPERFSAAEWDARVQLAAAYRIFDHLGWTELIYNHLSLRVPGEDGQFLVNPFGLHYSEVTASNLVKVDVNGKILGHSDWPINPAGFTFHGAIHATLPDAHCVMHVHTTPTMAVCCLEEGLSFTNFYAAQLWGKVAYHAFEGITVHLEEGQRILASADGKPVLLLRNHGPVVIGQTLPQAFAYMWVLQRACEVQLASQGKGALRPIPVPVLEACVRDALNFNPKYGAGEDGFTALQRLVDAKDPGYRR, from the coding sequence ATGACTTCGCCTGCCCCCGCCTTCGCCCGCCCGGAGCGCTTCAGCGCCGCCGAATGGGATGCCCGCGTGCAGCTCGCCGCCGCATACCGCATCTTCGACCACCTGGGCTGGACCGAGCTGATCTACAACCACCTGTCGCTGCGTGTGCCCGGCGAGGACGGCCAGTTCCTCGTCAACCCCTTCGGGCTGCACTACAGCGAGGTGACGGCCTCCAATCTCGTCAAGGTCGACGTCAACGGCAAGATCCTCGGCCACAGCGACTGGCCGATCAACCCGGCCGGCTTCACCTTCCATGGTGCCATCCACGCCACGCTGCCGGATGCGCACTGCGTGATGCACGTTCACACCACGCCGACGATGGCGGTGTGCTGCCTCGAGGAGGGCCTGTCCTTCACCAACTTCTACGCCGCGCAGCTGTGGGGCAAGGTGGCGTACCACGCGTTCGAGGGCATCACGGTGCACCTCGAGGAGGGCCAGCGCATCCTCGCCAGCGCGGATGGCAAGCCGGTGCTGCTGCTTCGCAACCACGGCCCGGTGGTGATCGGGCAGACGCTGCCGCAGGCCTTCGCCTACATGTGGGTGCTGCAGCGCGCCTGCGAGGTGCAGCTGGCGTCACAGGGCAAGGGGGCGCTGCGGCCGATCCCGGTGCCGGTGCTCGAGGCCTGCGTGCGCGATGCGCTGAACTTCAACCCGAAGTACGGTGCGGGCGAAGACGGCTTCACCGCGCTGCAGCGGCTGGTCGACGCGAAAGACCCGGGCTACCGCCGCTGA
- a CDS encoding helix-turn-helix transcriptional regulator, producing MNEQSAVAALAALAQEARLRVFRALVGAGPQGMTPGALSSMLDIPASTLSFHLKELVHADLVHAEREGRNLHYRPALGQMNELLAYLTAHCCMGQSCAPSSGSKRRTTC from the coding sequence ATGAATGAGCAATCCGCCGTCGCTGCGCTCGCCGCACTCGCCCAGGAAGCCCGGCTTCGCGTCTTCCGTGCACTGGTGGGCGCAGGCCCGCAGGGCATGACCCCCGGCGCGCTTTCCTCGATGCTCGACATCCCGGCCTCGACGCTCTCTTTCCACCTCAAGGAACTGGTCCATGCCGACCTCGTCCATGCCGAGCGGGAAGGACGCAACCTGCACTACCGGCCCGCCCTCGGGCAGATGAACGAACTTCTCGCCTATCTCACCGCCCACTGCTGCATGGGCCAGTCCTGTGCACCGTCCAGCGGCTCCAAGCGCCGCACCACCTGCTGA
- a CDS encoding ArsI/CadI family heavy metal resistance metalloenzyme, which translates to MKRFHVHVHVEDLDKSIGFYSKLFAAEPSRVEGDYAKWMLDDPRINFAISTRGSKPGIDHLGFQTDDAEELAALKARAEAADMALLDEGNTTCCYARSEKHWVTDPQGIAWEHFHTLGNIPVFSEGSKTDAATACCTPTTRGKPIGIPVKSQSSCC; encoded by the coding sequence ATGAAGCGATTCCACGTTCACGTCCACGTCGAGGATCTCGACAAGAGCATCGGCTTCTATTCGAAGCTGTTCGCCGCGGAACCGAGCCGTGTCGAAGGCGACTATGCCAAGTGGATGCTCGACGATCCGCGCATCAACTTCGCGATCTCGACGCGAGGCAGCAAGCCCGGCATCGACCACCTCGGCTTCCAGACCGACGATGCCGAGGAACTGGCCGCCTTGAAGGCGCGCGCCGAGGCCGCCGACATGGCGCTGCTCGACGAAGGCAATACGACCTGCTGCTACGCGCGCAGCGAGAAGCACTGGGTCACCGACCCGCAGGGCATCGCCTGGGAGCACTTCCACACGCTGGGCAACATCCCGGTCTTCAGCGAAGGCAGCAAGACCGACGCTGCAACAGCCTGCTGCACGCCGACAACCCGCGGCAAGCCGATCGGCATCCCGGTGAAGTCGCAATCCTCCTGCTGCTGA
- a CDS encoding ArsJ-associated glyceraldehyde-3-phosphate dehydrogenase, whose product MRVGINGMGRIGRLALRAALGAAERPGDDPRAGNRLEVVHLNELKGGAAATAHLLEFDSVQGRWRSRIATEGDATIRIDDRQLGFSLHASAAAIPWGDLGVDLVLECTGKFLTPETLQGHLDRGAKRVIVAAPVKVGDVLNIVVGINHHLYDPAKNRIVTAASCTTNCLAPVVKVVHEGIGIRHGQITTIHDPTNTNLMVDAPHKDLRRARSAMLSLAPTTTGSATAIALIYPELKGKLNGHAVRAPVLNASLTDCVFELKRETTAEEVNRLFAEAAQGSLAGILGYEERPLVSADYARDTRSSIVDALSTMVTDGTLLKVYAWYDNEMGYACRMVDLACHMQQQGV is encoded by the coding sequence GTGAGAGTCGGCATCAACGGCATGGGTCGCATCGGACGGCTGGCCCTGCGTGCGGCCCTGGGTGCGGCCGAGCGCCCTGGGGACGATCCCCGCGCCGGCAACCGGCTGGAGGTGGTGCACCTCAACGAACTGAAAGGTGGTGCCGCCGCCACGGCGCACCTGCTGGAGTTCGACAGCGTGCAAGGCCGTTGGCGCAGCCGCATCGCAACCGAAGGCGATGCCACCATTCGCATCGACGACCGCCAGCTCGGCTTCTCGTTGCACGCGAGCGCAGCAGCGATTCCCTGGGGGGACCTGGGCGTGGATCTGGTGCTCGAGTGCACCGGCAAGTTCCTCACCCCCGAGACGCTGCAGGGACACCTCGACCGCGGCGCCAAGCGTGTCATCGTCGCCGCGCCCGTGAAGGTCGGCGACGTGCTGAACATCGTGGTCGGCATCAATCACCACCTGTACGACCCGGCGAAGAACCGCATCGTCACGGCCGCGTCCTGCACGACGAACTGCCTGGCCCCGGTGGTGAAGGTGGTCCATGAAGGCATCGGCATCCGCCACGGCCAGATCACCACGATCCACGACCCGACCAACACCAACCTGATGGTCGACGCGCCGCACAAGGACCTGCGCCGCGCCCGCAGCGCGATGCTCAGCCTGGCGCCGACCACCACGGGCAGCGCCACCGCCATCGCGCTGATCTATCCCGAGCTCAAGGGCAAGCTCAACGGCCACGCCGTGCGCGCGCCCGTGCTGAACGCATCGCTGACCGACTGCGTGTTCGAACTGAAGCGCGAGACCACGGCCGAGGAGGTGAACCGCCTGTTCGCCGAAGCCGCGCAGGGATCGCTGGCCGGCATCCTCGGTTACGAGGAGCGGCCGCTCGTCAGCGCGGACTACGCCCGCGACACCCGCAGCAGCATCGTCGATGCGCTGTCCACGATGGTCACCGACGGCACGCTGCTGAAGGTCTATGCCTGGTACGACAACGAGATGGGCTACGCCTGCCGCATGGTCGACCTGGCGTGCCACATGCAGCAGCAAGGCGTTTGA